The following coding sequences are from one Cytophagales bacterium window:
- a CDS encoding TonB-dependent receptor, with product MKSLSFNRLTLLFTFLFYMIYSCNYSSAQQLTQTIRGRVVDQQSKYPLPGANVIILNSEPINGSATGMDGYFRLENVPLGRHTIRVSYLGYNERVVPNVLVTSGREVFLNVELAEQVIVGEEVVITAKKDKTKTNNEMTTVSARGFTIEETQRYAGSWNDPSRMAANYAGVMANDDSRNDIIIRGNSPLGLLWKLEGIDIPNPNHFGLFGTTGGPVPILNNNNLDDSDFMTGAFPAEYGNALAGVFDLQMRSGNYEKREYMGQVGFNGFEFGAEGPFVRQIVDHGLPGRNPAYADTIGNNTGGNPSRKIKASYMANYRYSTLAAFEPLGISYGTLAIPQYQDISFKIDVPGTKYGRFSVFGIGGLSYIELLGEDLEPNDPYGDLNENLYFGSDMGVIGLTHMVFLNNSAYSKVSIAVSGTNNSIENDSIPRDSLDIGDPFPWYRNHFSQVKYSLHYQLNKKFNARNNLNGGINLNFYQVKLIDSVLVNGQQFFRQHDFEGESLFSQAYIQWQHRFTDNLTLNTGLHFQNLEHSNSTFKFRYAVEPRLGIKYQFKPNQSVSLGLGMHSQMQPLQIYFDEDSLGEKTNIGLDFTKSDHLVVAYDNTLSENIRLKIEAYYQRIRNVPVESKRSSFSMLNTGADFGISSRDSLINKGTGRNYGVELTLEKFYSNNYYFLITASLFDSKYRASDDLLRNTAFNGNFALNALAGKEFKIRKNNVLVFDSKIAWAGGKRLTPIDTTASKVEKTTVFIENKAFSEKQKNYFRTDARLSYRYNGKKVMQEMALDISNIFGTKNIFSKYYDNNSGEIKENYQIRFFWVVQYKIQF from the coding sequence ATGAAATCTCTTTCATTTAACAGGTTGACTCTGCTGTTTACATTTCTTTTTTATATGATTTATTCTTGTAATTATTCATCAGCTCAACAGTTAACCCAAACAATAAGAGGCAGAGTAGTCGACCAGCAATCTAAGTATCCCCTGCCAGGTGCAAATGTGATCATACTTAATTCAGAACCTATAAACGGTTCAGCTACTGGTATGGATGGCTATTTCCGCCTTGAAAATGTGCCTTTAGGCAGGCATACCATCCGGGTATCTTACCTGGGGTATAATGAAAGGGTCGTTCCAAATGTATTGGTAACATCGGGTAGAGAGGTTTTTCTCAATGTTGAGCTTGCCGAGCAGGTAATCGTTGGTGAGGAGGTAGTTATAACTGCCAAAAAAGATAAAACAAAGACCAATAACGAAATGACAACCGTGAGCGCCCGCGGGTTTACCATAGAAGAAACTCAGCGCTATGCAGGAAGCTGGAATGACCCTTCACGCATGGCTGCAAATTATGCAGGGGTGATGGCTAATGATGATTCAAGAAACGATATTATTATTAGAGGTAACTCGCCACTCGGATTGCTATGGAAGCTGGAGGGCATTGACATACCCAACCCTAATCACTTCGGCTTATTTGGTACCACAGGCGGGCCGGTGCCTATCCTGAACAATAACAACCTGGATGATTCTGATTTTATGACCGGTGCCTTCCCCGCTGAGTACGGCAATGCCCTTGCCGGTGTCTTTGACCTGCAAATGCGAAGCGGCAATTACGAAAAAAGAGAATATATGGGGCAGGTAGGTTTTAACGGATTTGAGTTCGGTGCCGAAGGACCCTTTGTAAGACAGATTGTAGATCACGGATTACCCGGGAGAAATCCCGCCTATGCTGATACAATCGGGAATAATACCGGGGGTAATCCATCCAGAAAAATTAAAGCATCCTATATGGCAAATTACCGTTATTCTACTCTTGCGGCTTTTGAACCCCTGGGCATCAGCTATGGTACGCTTGCTATTCCACAATACCAGGATATTTCGTTTAAGATAGATGTACCAGGTACCAAATATGGCAGATTTTCCGTTTTTGGTATAGGCGGTTTGAGCTATATTGAACTTTTAGGCGAAGATCTGGAGCCAAACGATCCCTATGGCGATCTGAATGAAAACCTCTATTTTGGCTCTGATATGGGGGTGATCGGACTAACCCACATGGTATTTTTAAATAATTCTGCCTATTCAAAAGTAAGTATTGCTGTTTCGGGTACAAATAATTCCATTGAAAATGATTCCATCCCCAGAGACTCTTTAGATATCGGTGATCCGTTTCCATGGTACAGGAATCATTTCAGCCAGGTAAAATATTCTTTGCATTACCAATTGAATAAAAAATTTAATGCCCGGAATAACCTCAATGGTGGAATTAATTTGAATTTTTACCAGGTAAAGCTTATTGACAGTGTTTTAGTGAATGGACAGCAATTCTTCAGACAGCATGATTTTGAAGGTGAAAGTCTATTCTCACAGGCTTATATACAATGGCAGCACCGGTTTACAGACAATCTGACCTTAAATACAGGTTTGCATTTTCAAAACCTGGAGCATAGTAACTCAACTTTTAAATTTAGATACGCTGTTGAACCCAGGTTGGGTATTAAGTATCAATTCAAACCCAACCAATCTGTCAGCCTGGGATTGGGCATGCACAGCCAGATGCAGCCTCTGCAGATCTATTTTGATGAAGATTCGCTTGGTGAAAAAACCAATATAGGCCTTGACTTCACAAAAAGCGACCACCTGGTAGTTGCCTACGATAACACGTTGAGTGAAAATATAAGGTTAAAAATTGAAGCCTATTACCAGCGCATCAGAAACGTTCCGGTAGAAAGCAAAAGATCTTCTTTTTCTATGCTCAATACAGGGGCTGATTTTGGAATATCTTCACGTGACAGCCTTATTAATAAAGGTACGGGCAGGAATTACGGAGTAGAATTGACCCTGGAAAAATTTTATTCCAATAATTACTATTTCCTGATTACAGCATCACTTTTTGACTCTAAATACAGAGCCAGCGATGACTTACTAAGAAATACGGCTTTTAATGGTAACTTTGCCTTGAATGCCCTTGCAGGTAAAGAGTTTAAAATAAGAAAAAACAATGTACTGGTTTTTGATTCTAAGATAGCCTGGGCAGGAGGGAAACGCCTTACCCCTATTGATACAACTGCTTCAAAAGTTGAAAAAACTACGGTTTTTATTGAAAATAAGGCTTTTTCCGAAAAGCAAAAAAACTACTTTCGCACAGATGCCAGGCTAAGCTACAGGTACAACGGCAAAAAAGTAATGCAGGAAATGGCCCTGGATATTTCCAATATTTTCGGTACCAAAAATATTTTCTCAAAATATTATGACAACAACTCGGGGGAGATCAAAGAGAATTACCAGATCAGGTTTTTTTGGGTGGTGCAGTATAAGATACAGTTTTGA
- the arsC gene encoding arsenate reductase (glutaredoxin) (This arsenate reductase requires both glutathione and glutaredoxin to convert arsenate to arsenite, after which the efflux transporter formed by ArsA and ArsB can extrude the arsenite from the cell, providing resistance.) — translation MIIYHNPRCRKSRETLQLIKDKGVTVEIVEYLNTSPSELQLKDILSKLGMKAIEIVRKGEPVFKENFKGKDFSEDQWIRILAENPILIERPIVVKENEAVIGRPPENVLKLL, via the coding sequence ATGATAATCTACCACAACCCCAGATGCAGAAAAAGTCGTGAGACACTTCAACTGATAAAAGACAAAGGTGTTACTGTAGAGATTGTTGAATATCTTAATACCTCGCCTTCTGAACTTCAGTTAAAAGATATTCTGAGTAAACTTGGTATGAAAGCCATTGAAATTGTAAGAAAAGGTGAGCCGGTCTTCAAAGAAAATTTTAAAGGAAAGGATTTTAGTGAGGATCAATGGATCAGGATACTGGCTGAAAATCCTATACTTATTGAACGGCCGATAGTGGTTAAAGAAAATGAAGCTGTAATCGGGCGCCCTCCGGAGAATGTTTTGAAGTTATTGTAG
- a CDS encoding DUF3667 domain-containing protein — protein MSKERRKSAKCLNCGRSLRAKQNYCPQCGQENTDKQVSFGLLFKDFIKDNFEIDSRFSESVVPFLFKPGFLTKAYIEGKRVEYIAPVRLYLTISILYFFLLTFESKKAAFNEGMPIYSQQTVYDDDKSRKITGWAVGIGDEDQRDTTKQVSDTLTLSLGDTANIDFKLSDLENMVNDENFDPGFFLDTLGIERNFYTLLLANKAVKLIRQKGEGFMNDLVENISIMMFFLLPLFALLLKIIYIRRSKFYIEHLIFSLHLHSFTFLMLFLSLLAYIIFSKSFLLYVLLILFVYALFAFKKVYEQRWFKTALKMFLLFLGYGFTMLIFFVATMLVTFLLF, from the coding sequence ATGTCAAAAGAGAGAAGAAAATCAGCCAAATGTTTGAATTGTGGGCGTTCGCTTCGGGCAAAACAAAATTATTGTCCACAGTGCGGACAGGAAAATACCGATAAACAGGTTTCATTCGGGTTGTTGTTCAAAGATTTTATCAAAGATAATTTCGAAATTGACTCAAGGTTTTCAGAAAGTGTAGTACCTTTCCTGTTCAAACCGGGTTTTCTGACTAAAGCCTACATAGAAGGTAAGCGCGTAGAATACATCGCACCAGTACGCCTCTACCTGACCATCAGCATACTATACTTTTTTTTGCTGACATTTGAAAGTAAAAAAGCTGCATTTAATGAAGGTATGCCAATTTACAGCCAACAAACTGTTTATGATGATGATAAATCAAGAAAAATAACGGGTTGGGCTGTTGGTATTGGAGACGAAGATCAGCGTGATACTACAAAACAGGTTTCTGATACACTGACTTTGAGTTTGGGTGATACTGCCAATATTGACTTTAAGCTCAGTGATCTTGAAAATATGGTCAATGATGAGAATTTTGATCCCGGGTTTTTTTTGGATACTCTTGGCATAGAACGCAATTTCTATACATTACTTCTTGCAAATAAAGCAGTGAAATTGATCAGGCAAAAAGGCGAAGGTTTTATGAATGATCTGGTTGAAAATATTTCTATAATGATGTTTTTCCTGCTGCCCCTGTTTGCCTTATTGTTGAAAATAATTTATATCAGAAGGAGTAAATTTTATATTGAGCATCTTATTTTTTCGTTACACTTACATTCTTTTACATTCCTGATGCTTTTTTTGAGCTTGCTTGCTTATATTATATTTTCCAAATCTTTTCTACTCTACGTATTGCTTATCTTATTTGTTTACGCATTATTTGCATTTAAAAAGGTATATGAGCAGCGCTGGTTTAAAACAGCGCTGAAAATGTTTTTATTGTTTTTAGGATATGGCTTTACGATGCTCATATTTTTTGTTGCAACTATGTTGGTGACGTTTTTATTGTTTTAA
- a CDS encoding PAS domain S-box protein produces the protein MSKDPANITLPSEKTENIIHKSSVENQLLLFKSIVINMNEGVLISEANTSDRSEPKIIYINNAYTKITGYSLEELAGQSLQILRGPKTDPETVKKIDNAFFKGLPLQAEIVNYRKDGAEYWIELNSVPVKDAKGFPIYWISIQRDITERKKAEEKIKRLYKRIRESINYAKRIQQSILPGMQLIRKSFPDSFILFKPKDVVSGDFTWFYKKNDDYFIAAVDCTGHGVPGAFMSIIGNDLLNEIVIDKNIDDPAKILGFLKEGVNRTLHQSELDTQSDDGLEIAFCRINLNKKQIVFSGSHRPLYFIHNGQLTQYKGDLVTIGGKSRLLQNKKASLNLTSEYNSDFSKFEIQNPKLEIRNSKSEIRNSKLEIRKLKGLKFSNHIIKFRKNDAIFLFSDGLQDQFSENGESKYGSKRLRENIVNNLHLTMDELYNLFNKDFEQWKGSSNQIDDVLLIGIRF, from the coding sequence GTGTCAAAAGATCCTGCTAATATCACACTCCCTTCAGAAAAAACAGAAAATATAATCCATAAAAGTTCAGTTGAAAACCAATTACTCCTTTTTAAATCTATTGTGATCAATATGAATGAGGGTGTTTTGATCAGTGAGGCAAATACTTCAGACCGGTCTGAACCCAAAATCATTTATATCAATAATGCATATACAAAAATAACCGGATATTCCTTAGAAGAGCTGGCAGGTCAGTCACTTCAAATTTTAAGAGGACCAAAAACTGACCCGGAAACAGTTAAAAAAATTGATAATGCTTTTTTTAAAGGGCTGCCTCTGCAGGCAGAAATTGTTAATTATCGTAAAGACGGTGCAGAATACTGGATAGAGCTTAACAGTGTTCCTGTAAAAGATGCAAAAGGGTTTCCCATCTACTGGATATCCATTCAGAGAGACATTACAGAGAGGAAGAAAGCAGAAGAAAAAATCAAAAGACTTTACAAAAGAATTCGTGAAAGTATAAATTATGCCAAACGAATTCAGCAATCCATCCTGCCCGGTATGCAATTAATAAGAAAATCTTTTCCGGACTCTTTTATACTTTTCAAACCCAAAGATGTGGTAAGTGGAGATTTTACCTGGTTTTATAAAAAGAACGATGATTACTTTATAGCCGCAGTTGATTGTACAGGTCACGGAGTACCCGGTGCATTTATGTCTATTATAGGTAATGACTTACTGAATGAAATTGTTATTGATAAAAATATTGATGATCCGGCAAAAATCCTGGGTTTTTTAAAAGAAGGTGTAAATCGTACTCTTCATCAATCAGAATTAGATACACAATCGGATGATGGATTGGAAATAGCTTTCTGTAGGATCAATCTTAATAAAAAACAAATAGTATTTAGCGGCTCCCATCGTCCATTATATTTTATACATAACGGGCAATTAACTCAATATAAAGGTGATCTTGTTACCATAGGGGGAAAATCAAGGTTACTCCAAAACAAAAAAGCATCCTTAAATTTGACATCCGAATACAATTCGGATTTCTCGAAATTCGAAATTCAAAATCCGAAACTCGAAATCCGAAATTCGAAATCCGAAATTCGAAACTCGAAACTCGAAATCCGAAAACTGAAGGGCCTCAAATTCTCAAATCATATAATTAAATTTAGAAAAAATGATGCCATTTTTCTTTTTTCAGATGGCTTGCAAGACCAATTCAGCGAAAACGGAGAGTCAAAGTATGGTTCAAAACGTCTTAGAGAAAATATAGTAAACAACCTCCATCTTACTATGGATGAATTATACAATCTGTTCAATAAAGATTTTGAACAATGGAAAGGAAGTAGTAATCAAATTGATGATGTGTTGTTGATAGGGATAAGATTCTAA
- a CDS encoding T9SS type A sorting domain-containing protein produces MLKKMKSRYNQGLVSGKKLSTTTFGMVISCCLLEKEIPQKISSLRFIILLSLVFLCFNIKAQVPNFLGSSSTGIKYIAWGSDWWMPNTSRDKRYAESMVELTWTDALASPAYLNAALSYSQVAGTVTIDIYIATSLQMIMTLDNPYNHVMWYNGDSANLGNYVGQVVADNAGTLASFDISSWISANPSNYYTILFDQNNDNNDAIVNYAWLGPYQSITKIAEPSGNFEESDLSLENYPNPFNSSTTLNYSLKESESVSIKVYNSNGQLTKVLIENEVQNQGQHKTKWDCLDYSGNCVNNGIYLIRLETPSQVLQKKVIFVR; encoded by the coding sequence ATGTTAAAAAAAATGAAGTCCCGATACAATCAAGGATTGGTATCGGGGAAAAAGTTATCGACAACAACTTTCGGAATGGTTATCTCTTGCTGCTTGTTGGAAAAAGAAATACCGCAAAAAATTTCGTCTCTTAGATTTATTATCTTATTATCATTAGTGTTTTTATGTTTTAACATAAAAGCCCAAGTACCGAATTTTCTTGGTTCTTCTTCTACAGGTATAAAATATATTGCGTGGGGTAGTGATTGGTGGATGCCGAATACTTCTCGTGATAAAAGATATGCCGAATCAATGGTTGAATTAACTTGGACTGATGCCCTTGCTTCACCTGCTTATCTTAATGCAGCACTTAGTTATTCCCAAGTTGCGGGTACTGTTACGATAGATATTTATATCGCAACTTCCTTACAAATGATTATGACTCTTGATAATCCATATAATCATGTTATGTGGTATAATGGGGATAGCGCAAATCTTGGAAATTATGTTGGTCAAGTTGTTGCAGACAATGCCGGTACATTAGCTTCTTTTGATATTAGTAGTTGGATATCAGCAAATCCAAGCAACTACTATACAATATTATTTGACCAAAACAATGATAATAATGATGCTATTGTAAATTACGCTTGGCTTGGGCCATATCAAAGTATTACAAAAATAGCAGAACCATCAGGAAATTTTGAGGAAAGCGATTTATCATTGGAAAATTATCCAAACCCTTTTAATTCTTCCACTACTTTAAATTATTCTCTGAAGGAAAGCGAATCAGTAAGCATTAAAGTATATAATAGTAATGGGCAACTTACAAAAGTGCTCATAGAAAATGAAGTGCAAAACCAAGGTCAACATAAAACAAAATGGGACTGTTTAGATTATTCGGGCAATTGTGTAAATAATGGAATATATTTAATACGCCTTGAAACACCATCTCAGGTATTACAAAAGAAGGTGATTTTTGTACGTTAA
- a CDS encoding pyruvate dehydrogenase complex dihydrolipoamide acetyltransferase, whose translation MAELITMPKMSDTMTEGVIVAWHKKTGDKVSSGDLLAEIDTDKATMDLESYQDGTLLYIGVKKGETVAVDGILAIIGEKGEDYKQLLAAGQSKVEKQEQEIETVKTNQLEGDSAQAGLPAVPPKAGSAKAGSPVNEIQAPPKAGIGLSQNVSQIGQTNDRALKASPLAKKLAKEKGYDLSLIRGTGDDGRITKRDIEEFIPGAGLSRIPGTLDRGSKAPSFTIPEVVGQESYEEVVITQMRKAIARRLSESKYTSPHYYLTMEIVMDKAMEARKSINEVSPLKISFNDIIIKSVAAAIRQNPKVNASWVEEANGETKARYNKHIHIGVAVAVDDGLMVPVIRFADNKSLSHIAAEVKQLADKAKNKALQPPDYEGNTFTISNLGMFGIEEFTAIINPPDACILAVGGIKQVPLVKDGEIKPGNTMKVTLSCDHRVVDGATGSQFLQTFKSLLEDPVKILV comes from the coding sequence ATGGCCGAATTAATCACAATGCCCAAAATGAGTGACACTATGACCGAAGGTGTGATAGTGGCATGGCACAAAAAAACAGGTGATAAAGTTTCATCCGGGGATCTATTGGCTGAAATAGATACCGATAAAGCCACCATGGACCTCGAATCTTACCAGGATGGCACCCTATTGTATATAGGTGTAAAGAAAGGAGAAACGGTGGCAGTGGATGGCATACTGGCTATCATCGGAGAAAAAGGAGAAGATTATAAGCAACTTTTAGCTGCCGGGCAATCTAAAGTTGAAAAGCAGGAACAGGAAATTGAAACTGTTAAAACCAACCAGCTTGAGGGAGATTCAGCGCAGGCAGGCCTGCCTGCCGTCCCGCCAAAGGCGGGATCAGCGAAGGCAGGAAGTCCTGTAAATGAAATTCAAGCTCCTCCCAAAGCAGGGATTGGTCTTTCTCAAAATGTATCGCAGATTGGGCAAACTAACGACAGGGCGCTCAAAGCTTCACCATTGGCAAAGAAGCTGGCTAAGGAAAAAGGATATGACCTATCACTGATCAGGGGGACAGGAGATGATGGCCGTATTACTAAAAGAGATATTGAAGAATTTATTCCTGGTGCCGGCCTGTCCCGTATCCCGGGTACTCTGGATCGGGGTTCAAAAGCGCCCTCCTTTACAATTCCTGAAGTTGTTGGGCAGGAAAGCTATGAAGAAGTTGTCATCACACAAATGAGAAAAGCCATTGCCAGACGGTTATCTGAAAGTAAATACACCTCTCCGCATTATTATCTTACCATGGAAATTGTAATGGATAAGGCAATGGAAGCAAGAAAAAGTATTAACGAAGTTTCACCTCTGAAGATTTCTTTCAACGACATCATTATTAAGTCAGTTGCCGCAGCGATACGGCAAAATCCTAAAGTCAACGCGTCATGGGTTGAAGAGGCAAATGGAGAAACAAAGGCAAGATACAACAAACATATCCATATAGGAGTGGCGGTTGCTGTGGATGACGGGTTAATGGTGCCTGTTATTCGTTTCGCTGATAATAAATCCCTCTCTCATATTGCTGCTGAAGTGAAACAATTAGCTGATAAAGCAAAAAACAAAGCTTTACAGCCCCCGGATTATGAAGGTAATACATTTACCATTTCAAACCTGGGGATGTTTGGTATAGAAGAATTTACTGCCATCATCAATCCTCCCGATGCCTGTATTTTAGCAGTTGGAGGCATTAAGCAAGTTCCTTTAGTGAAAGATGGAGAAATAAAGCCAGGCAATACGATGAAAGTAACACTTTCCTGTGACCACAGAGTCGTGGACGGGGCAACGGGATCGCAGTTTCTTCAAACGTTTAAAAGCTTATTGGAAGATCCTGTTAAAATTTTGGTTTAA
- the hslV gene encoding ATP-dependent protease subunit HslV has translation MSKIRSTTVLAVIKDNVVAIGGDGQATMGETIAKSNVNKIRKLFDGKIITGFAGSTADAFTLLDKFEEKLKAYGGNMKRSAIELAKDWRTDRYLRRLEAMLITANNKELLVISGTGDVLEPDNQIAAIGSGSMYAQAAANALKKFAPKLTAEEIVKESLSIAADICIYTNHNLVIEKLN, from the coding sequence ATGAGTAAAATAAGATCTACTACAGTTCTGGCTGTCATAAAAGATAATGTGGTTGCTATCGGTGGTGACGGGCAGGCAACAATGGGTGAAACCATCGCTAAAAGCAATGTCAATAAGATCCGCAAATTATTTGACGGAAAGATAATAACCGGGTTTGCAGGTTCAACAGCAGACGCATTTACGCTCCTCGATAAATTTGAGGAAAAACTGAAAGCCTATGGCGGAAACATGAAACGTTCTGCTATTGAATTGGCTAAAGATTGGCGTACAGACAGATACTTAAGAAGGCTGGAAGCAATGCTGATCACTGCAAACAACAAAGAATTGCTTGTAATTTCAGGAACAGGTGATGTACTTGAACCCGATAATCAGATAGCCGCTATAGGTTCCGGAAGTATGTACGCCCAGGCTGCAGCCAATGCTCTTAAAAAATTTGCCCCTAAGCTTACTGCAGAGGAAATTGTGAAAGAAAGTCTGAGTATTGCTGCTGATATTTGTATCTATACTAATCATAACCTGGTAATTGAAAAATTGAATTGA